A single genomic interval of Fusobacterium varium harbors:
- a CDS encoding HD domain-containing protein, with protein MERLKQQTQFLIEIDKVKGILRQSIVLGDLNRRENDAEHSWHMALCAMTLKEYFTLGEVDMEKVFKLILIHDIVEIYAGDVPAFSNYDKEAKWNAELESAEKIFGMLPEEQGKDFMKLWLEFENMETREARFANTFDRFQGFIQNLTSDGHTWKKFSATKEMVLKRLAPVIEYTPQVFNEFVMPEIQKYIDRGIIKLSK; from the coding sequence ATGGAAAGATTAAAACAACAAACACAATTTTTAATTGAGATAGATAAGGTAAAAGGAATTTTAAGACAATCTATCGTTTTAGGAGATCTAAATAGAAGAGAAAATGATGCTGAACACAGTTGGCATATGGCTCTTTGTGCAATGACTCTTAAAGAGTATTTTACACTTGGAGAAGTTGATATGGAAAAAGTTTTCAAACTTATTCTTATTCATGATATAGTTGAGATCTATGCTGGAGATGTACCTGCTTTCTCTAACTATGATAAAGAAGCTAAATGGAATGCTGAACTTGAAAGTGCAGAGAAAATTTTTGGAATGCTTCCTGAAGAACAAGGAAAAGATTTTATGAAACTTTGGCTTGAGTTTGAAAATATGGAGACTAGAGAAGCAAGATTTGCCAATACTTTTGATAGATTCCAAGGATTTATACAAAACTTAACATCTGATGGACACACTTGGAAAAAATTTAGTGCTACAAAAGAGATGGTTTTAAAAAGACTTGCTCCTGTTATTGAGTACACTCCACAAGTTTTTAATGAGTTTGTTATGCCTGAAATTCAAAAATATATTGATAGAGGGATAATAAAACTTTCTAAATAA